A segment of the Desulfovibrio sp. genome:
CGGCGACGTGGTGTACATCACCGGGACCATCTACACCGGGCGCGACGCCGCACACAAACGCCTGACCGACTCCCTGGACAAGGGAGAAGCACTGCCCTTCGACCTCAAAGGGGCGCTCATCTACTACGTGGGCCCGAGCCCGGCCCCTCCGGGACGCCCCATCGGCTCGGCCGGCCCCACCACCTCCTACCGCATGGACACCTACGCCCCCCGGCTGCACAGCCTGGGGCTCAAGGGAACCATCGGCAAGGGCAAACGCAGCCAGGAAGTGAAAGACGCCATGGCCAAGCACAAGGCCGCCTACTTCGGAGCCACCGGCGGCGCTGGCGCCCTTTTGTCCCTGGCCATCAAGGCCGCCAAGGTCATCGCATACGAAGACCTCGGCCCCGAGGCCATCCGTGAACTGACAGTGGAAAAATTCCCACTGCTGGTAATTAACGATTGCTACGGCGGGGAGCTCTACACCAAGCCGAACCTGGAGGCTGCCCTGGCGGGCTAGCCGATTGATTGGGGACCGGTCCGCCTTCGCCAACCCGGCGGACCGGCCTTCCCGCAAGCGGGCGAGGTTTCGTCCCTTTGCGGGGATGCTCGAACCCTCCTCCGAGGCTGGCTGGCAGGCACAAATCGCCTATGAGGATTGGCTGACTGGGTTTTTAGCATTCCACGGCGTGCGTGGGGGAAGCGTTTGGGAGGACGCCCCCCCTCGCCGCCAAAGTGGACGGGTGGTTCCCAACTGGAGTATCACCCCCGAGCGTTCCGGAGCTCTACCGGCCCGTCTCGGGGGAGTCGACGGAACCGCACGGACCCCACCGGCAAGTCCTACCATTTCAGGAGGAATTGTCAAAGCCCTGATGAAGAGACCGCCCAAGGAGTTAGGAGATGCCAAGTAGGATACTCAAGAAGAGAAGCCTCATACCGGGGCAGACAAGCGAGCTGGTTTTGGACGCCCCGCACATAGCGGCCAAGGCCAAGCCCGGAAATTTCGTCATCCTGCGTGTCTGCGAGAATGGAGAACGCATCCCCCTCACCATCGCCGACACTGACAAGAAAGCCGGTACCATCACCATCGTCTACCTGGTGCTGGGCAAGACAACCGCCCATCTTGAAACCCTCAAGGAAGGCGAGGAGATCCTCGACCTCTGCGGCCCCCTCGGCAAGGACACCGACATCCATAAGCTCAGCGGCCCGGTCATCTGCGTTGGCGGCGGAACGGGCATCGCGGCCATGCACCACATCGCCAAGGGCCATCACATGGTGGGAAACCACGTGGTTGCCATCATCGGCGCCCGCAACAAGGACCTGCTCCTGTTCGAAAATGAGCTCAAGCGCTTCTGCCCTGAAGTGCTCGTCTCCACGGACGACGGTTCCTACGGACACAAAGGCCTGGTGACCGAGCTTCTGGAACAGCGCCTCAAGGCGGACCCGACCGTGGGCGAAGTGGTTGCTGTGGGCCCGGTGCCCATGATGGCCGCCGTGGCGCGCACCACCAAGCCGTTTGGCGTCAAGACCACGGTGAGCTTAAACTCCATCATGGTTGACGGCATCGGCATGTGCGGCGCCTGTCGCGTCTCGGTAGGCGGCAAGACACAGT
Coding sequences within it:
- a CDS encoding Fe-S-containing hydro-lyase — protein: MAEYQLNTPLTDADIEKLKSGDVVYITGTIYTGRDAAHKRLTDSLDKGEALPFDLKGALIYYVGPSPAPPGRPIGSAGPTTSYRMDTYAPRLHSLGLKGTIGKGKRSQEVKDAMAKHKAAYFGATGGAGALLSLAIKAAKVIAYEDLGPEAIRELTVEKFPLLVINDCYGGELYTKPNLEAALAG
- a CDS encoding sulfide/dihydroorotate dehydrogenase-like FAD/NAD-binding protein yields the protein MPSRILKKRSLIPGQTSELVLDAPHIAAKAKPGNFVILRVCENGERIPLTIADTDKKAGTITIVYLVLGKTTAHLETLKEGEEILDLCGPLGKDTDIHKLSGPVICVGGGTGIAAMHHIAKGHHMVGNHVVAIIGARNKDLLLFENELKRFCPEVLVSTDDGSYGHKGLVTELLEQRLKADPTVGEVVAVGPVPMMAAVARTTKPFGVKTTVSLNSIMVDGIGMCGACRVSVGGKTQFACVDGPEFDGQLVDFKELSSRLSAFKVMEQISYEEFKKSHVCKCSS